In one window of Dyella thiooxydans DNA:
- a CDS encoding sulfotransferase family protein, whose product MRRTFIVGCPRSGTTIVQAMLARHPEVATLPETAFFEHLYGELHWRWRDHGVPHRRRRAVEMGFARRHGRHVLQQLQGRLGGGDVAVPLRLAGCIERFVGLLDDYAAAGGHSMWIEKTPNHLLYIPEIERHVPDARFVHVIRDGLDVVASIADANLHYDDNHGFGGGAKLWAQRWNRATNLHGRQVGKPNHHFVFLDDFVADTPREWRRLCEALALDPGAPLAEACARPIADLADEPWKRHAIQGNLRAPQSKAHTLFGPGLLDWLSQRLVSIEPLRQRCREADNDDAPASPGGFSPPRAKASVRAAPRTTGPV is encoded by the coding sequence ATGCGCCGCACCTTCATCGTCGGATGCCCCCGCTCGGGCACGACCATCGTCCAGGCCATGCTGGCGCGCCACCCCGAGGTCGCCACCCTGCCGGAGACGGCGTTCTTCGAGCACCTGTACGGCGAGCTGCACTGGCGCTGGCGGGACCATGGCGTCCCGCACCGGCGGCGGCGCGCGGTCGAGATGGGCTTCGCCCGCAGGCACGGCCGGCACGTGCTGCAGCAGTTGCAGGGACGGCTGGGCGGCGGCGACGTGGCGGTGCCATTGCGGCTGGCCGGATGCATCGAACGCTTCGTCGGGCTGCTCGACGATTACGCCGCGGCGGGCGGGCACTCGATGTGGATCGAGAAGACGCCGAACCACCTGCTGTACATCCCCGAGATCGAGCGGCACGTGCCGGATGCCCGTTTCGTCCATGTGATCCGCGATGGTCTGGACGTGGTCGCGTCGATCGCCGACGCCAACCTCCACTACGACGACAACCATGGCTTCGGCGGCGGCGCGAAGCTGTGGGCGCAACGCTGGAACCGCGCGACCAACCTGCATGGTCGGCAGGTCGGCAAGCCGAATCACCATTTCGTGTTCCTCGACGATTTCGTCGCCGATACCCCGCGCGAATGGCGACGGCTCTGCGAGGCGCTGGCGCTGGATCCCGGTGCCCCGCTGGCCGAGGCCTGCGCCCGGCCGATCGCCGACCTGGCCGACGAGCCGTGGAAGCGCCACGCCATCCAGGGCAACCTGCGCGCCCCGCAGAGCAAGGCGCACACGCTGTTCGGCCCGGGCTTGCTCGACTGGCTGTCGCAGCGGCTGGTGTCGATCGAGCCGCTCCGGCAGCGGTGCCGCGAGGCCGACAACGACGATGCGCCGGCCAGCCCCGGGGGCTTCAGCCCGCCTCGCGCAAAAGCGTCCGTCCGAGCAGCGCCTCGGACCACTGGTCCGGTCTGA
- the pncA gene encoding bifunctional nicotinamidase/pyrazinamidase: MATTHLSRAALLVIDLQRDFMPGGALACHEGDTIVPGIDALLRTRCFGHVVATQDWHPPGHVSFASSHPDRAPFESIDLYDHPQTLWPDHCVQGTPGAALHPGVDWSGVGMVIRKGNDPRVDSYSAFRENHGPGGARPSTGLAGWLRERGVDTVYLCGLARDVCVLWSAQDAARLGFRTRVLWDLCRPVTPAGDEPTRAALARDGIAVADAAALAG; the protein is encoded by the coding sequence ATGGCCACCACCCATCTCTCCCGTGCCGCGCTTCTCGTCATCGACCTGCAGCGGGATTTCATGCCCGGCGGCGCGCTGGCCTGCCACGAGGGCGACACGATCGTGCCGGGCATCGACGCGCTGCTGCGCACGCGCTGCTTCGGCCATGTGGTCGCCACCCAGGACTGGCATCCGCCCGGCCACGTCTCGTTCGCCAGTTCGCACCCCGACCGCGCACCGTTCGAGAGCATCGACCTCTACGACCACCCGCAGACGCTGTGGCCGGACCACTGCGTGCAGGGCACGCCGGGGGCGGCGCTGCACCCCGGGGTGGACTGGTCCGGCGTAGGCATGGTGATCCGCAAGGGCAACGACCCGCGCGTGGACTCCTACAGCGCGTTCCGCGAGAACCATGGACCGGGCGGCGCACGTCCCTCGACCGGCCTGGCGGGCTGGCTGCGCGAACGCGGCGTGGACACCGTCTACCTGTGCGGCCTGGCACGCGACGTCTGCGTGCTGTGGAGCGCGCAGGATGCCGCCCGCCTGGGTTTCCGCACGCGGGTATTGTGGGACCTGTGCCGACCGGTGACGCCGGCCGGCGACGAACCCACCCGCGCCGCACTCGCCCGCGACGGCATCGCGGTGGCCGATGCCGCCGCCCTGGCCGGCTGA
- a CDS encoding metal-dependent hydrolase family protein produces the protein MSNRPLFVPRLLCGAVLAVLAGPGFARDVVPAAPVTAVKAAHWIDTESGRERGPVVVLVQGGRITAVNEGTDVPAGAKLVDLGDATLLPGLIDVHVHLTSDPTTGTGNYYQDALTLDVIDDAVIAPTLAKRTLDAGFTTVRNVGAPGYVDVSLRNAIDRGLIPGPRMLVATVPLGSTGGHADDTTGFSPDIRFEGPTGVADGVDAVRARVREDVKRGADVIKFMASAGVLSNEASVGAPQYTQAEMDAIVDEAHRWGKKVAAHAHGAEAIKMAIRAGVDSVEHCSFIDAEGLKMAKARGTYLDFDIYNDDYILAEYAKLGTPPAQIAKEKLVGRVQRENFRKAVEAGEKMAFATDAGVYPHGWNGKQFAKMVQWGMTPMQAIQSATWNAADLLGWRDRVGAIKPGLYADLVAVKADPLKDVSVLEHVDFVMKGGVVDRSDIGER, from the coding sequence ATGTCCAATCGCCCGCTTTTCGTCCCGCGCCTGCTGTGCGGCGCCGTCCTTGCCGTCCTCGCCGGACCGGGCTTCGCCCGCGATGTCGTTCCGGCCGCGCCCGTCACCGCGGTGAAGGCCGCGCACTGGATCGATACCGAATCCGGCCGCGAGCGCGGCCCGGTGGTGGTGCTGGTGCAGGGCGGGCGGATCACCGCGGTCAACGAGGGCACCGACGTGCCGGCCGGCGCGAAGCTGGTCGATCTGGGCGACGCCACGTTGCTGCCCGGCCTGATCGACGTGCACGTGCACCTCACCTCCGACCCGACCACCGGCACCGGCAACTACTACCAGGACGCCCTCACGCTGGACGTGATCGACGACGCGGTGATCGCGCCGACGCTGGCCAAGCGCACGCTCGATGCCGGCTTCACCACCGTGCGCAACGTCGGCGCGCCGGGCTACGTCGACGTGTCGCTGCGCAATGCGATCGACCGCGGACTGATCCCCGGCCCGCGCATGCTGGTGGCCACCGTGCCGCTGGGTTCGACTGGCGGCCACGCCGACGACACCACGGGCTTTTCGCCGGACATCCGTTTCGAAGGCCCCACCGGCGTGGCCGATGGCGTGGACGCGGTCCGTGCGCGCGTGCGCGAGGACGTCAAGCGCGGCGCCGACGTGATCAAGTTCATGGCCAGCGCCGGCGTACTCAGCAACGAGGCCTCGGTGGGCGCGCCGCAGTACACCCAGGCGGAGATGGACGCGATCGTCGACGAGGCGCACCGCTGGGGCAAGAAGGTGGCGGCGCACGCGCACGGCGCCGAGGCGATCAAGATGGCGATCCGCGCCGGCGTCGATTCGGTCGAGCACTGCAGCTTCATCGACGCCGAGGGCCTGAAGATGGCCAAGGCGCGCGGCACCTACCTCGACTTCGACATCTACAACGACGACTACATCCTGGCCGAGTACGCCAAGCTCGGCACGCCGCCGGCGCAGATCGCCAAGGAGAAGCTGGTTGGCCGCGTGCAGCGGGAGAACTTCCGCAAGGCGGTTGAGGCCGGCGAGAAGATGGCCTTCGCCACCGATGCCGGCGTGTATCCGCACGGCTGGAATGGCAAGCAGTTCGCCAAGATGGTGCAGTGGGGCATGACGCCGATGCAGGCGATCCAGTCCGCTACCTGGAATGCCGCCGACCTGCTCGGCTGGCGCGACCGCGTGGGCGCGATCAAGCCGGGCCTTTACGCCGACCTCGTCGCGGTGAAGGCCGATCCGCTCAAGGACGTCAGCGTGCTCGAGCATGTCGACTTCGTGATGAAGGGCGGCGTGGTCGATCGCAGCGACATCGGCGAACGTTGA
- a CDS encoding YciI family protein — protein MKFLVMIYSDDQLLGELPSGQFDQMMQGCFRHADELAAEGSLLGSQQLEHPVTARTVRVRDGKTAVFDGPFAETREYLAGFNLIEAADMDEAVRIAQSFPWSRTGAIEVRPIRDMDAVRQRVGA, from the coding sequence ATGAAGTTCCTGGTGATGATCTACAGCGACGACCAGCTGCTCGGCGAACTGCCCTCGGGCCAGTTCGACCAGATGATGCAGGGGTGTTTCCGTCACGCCGACGAGCTGGCGGCCGAGGGCAGCCTGCTCGGCTCGCAGCAGCTCGAGCATCCGGTCACCGCGCGTACGGTGCGCGTGCGCGACGGCAAGACGGCGGTGTTCGACGGCCCGTTCGCCGAGACCCGCGAGTACCTGGCCGGCTTCAACCTGATCGAGGCCGCGGACATGGACGAGGCGGTGCGTATCGCACAGAGCTTCCCGTGGTCGCGCACCGGCGCGATCGAGGTGCGGCCGATCCGCGACATGGATGCCGTGCGCCAGCGCGTCGGCGCCTGA
- a CDS encoding cytochrome C, translating into MKAVSPGRGKRVLRAGGGLALLGLVVAMFGTAASRVDAVPSFARQTKLPCSACHIGGFGPQLTSFGRQFKLMGYTMKTGDGPDVPLSAMLVESFTHTAKAQTDPPADGFSRNNNAELQQASVFLAGRVSQHVGVFAQATYSENGGLLGWDNMDVRYANSFTSGAHNAIWGVSLNNNPTVTDVFNTAPAWQFPYMSADLAPGAPAMPMLFGGLGGQVIGVNGYLQLDGKWYGEVGAYRSLSPSFLRDVNADFDGRLASTAPYARAAYTWNLPAGNLEVGGFYLHARRGLPGTNAAGDAVAVAGPSDRFDDLGVDASYQRAFGSNHQITVNALYVDERQKLDATYGSGGSSNLKGRLDALNLDGSYWYRNTWGATLDLFADNGRSDTILYGDAGKPDTRGGTIEADWNPFGESDSWEQPWANVRVGLEYTFYTRFAGRVHNVDGAGRSASDNNTTYLYVWLAI; encoded by the coding sequence ATGAAAGCTGTGTCTCCCGGAAGGGGCAAGCGCGTGTTGCGCGCAGGTGGCGGCCTCGCGCTGCTCGGACTGGTCGTGGCCATGTTCGGCACGGCGGCCAGCCGGGTCGATGCAGTGCCGTCTTTCGCTCGCCAGACCAAGCTGCCGTGCAGTGCCTGCCACATCGGCGGCTTCGGCCCGCAGCTCACCAGCTTCGGTCGCCAGTTCAAGCTGATGGGCTACACCATGAAGACCGGCGACGGCCCCGACGTGCCGCTGTCGGCGATGCTGGTCGAGTCCTTCACGCATACCGCGAAGGCGCAGACCGACCCGCCGGCCGACGGCTTCAGTCGCAACAACAACGCTGAACTGCAGCAGGCCTCGGTGTTCCTGGCCGGGCGCGTCAGCCAGCACGTGGGCGTGTTCGCGCAGGCCACCTACTCGGAGAATGGCGGGCTGCTTGGCTGGGACAACATGGACGTGCGCTACGCCAACAGCTTCACTTCGGGCGCGCACAACGCGATCTGGGGCGTCTCGCTCAACAACAACCCGACCGTCACCGACGTGTTCAACACCGCGCCGGCCTGGCAGTTCCCGTACATGAGCGCCGACCTGGCTCCCGGTGCACCGGCGATGCCGATGCTGTTCGGCGGACTCGGCGGGCAGGTGATCGGCGTCAACGGCTACCTGCAGCTGGACGGCAAGTGGTACGGCGAGGTCGGTGCCTACCGTTCGCTGTCGCCTTCGTTCCTGCGTGACGTGAACGCAGACTTCGACGGTCGCCTCGCCTCGACCGCGCCGTATGCGCGAGCGGCCTACACCTGGAATCTGCCGGCCGGAAACCTCGAGGTGGGTGGCTTCTACCTGCATGCCCGCCGCGGACTGCCGGGGACCAACGCTGCCGGAGACGCGGTGGCCGTGGCCGGGCCGTCGGACCGCTTCGACGACCTCGGCGTCGATGCCAGCTACCAGCGCGCCTTCGGCAGCAACCACCAGATCACCGTCAATGCGCTGTACGTCGACGAGCGCCAGAAGCTCGACGCCACCTACGGTTCGGGCGGATCGAGCAACCTCAAGGGGCGTCTGGACGCGCTCAACCTCGATGGCAGCTACTGGTACCGCAACACCTGGGGCGCCACGCTGGACCTGTTCGCCGACAACGGCCGCAGCGACACGATCCTCTACGGGGATGCCGGCAAGCCGGACACCCGCGGCGGAACGATCGAGGCCGACTGGAATCCGTTCGGCGAGTCCGACTCGTGGGAGCAGCCGTGGGCCAATGTGCGCGTCGGCCTGGAGTACACCTTCTACACCCGCTTCGCCGGGCGCGTGCACAACGTGGATGGCGCTGGCCGCAGCGCCAGCGACAACAACACGACCTACCTGTACGTCTGGCTGGCGATCTGA
- a CDS encoding CPXCG motif-containing cysteine-rich protein codes for MLDAVIIDCPYCGEPIELLIEPAEASYSYVEDCHVCCRPIDVSVQVDPAGGIAVSVGSQDDV; via the coding sequence ATGCTGGATGCCGTGATCATCGATTGTCCTTACTGCGGCGAGCCGATCGAACTTCTGATCGAGCCGGCGGAGGCTTCATACAGCTACGTCGAGGATTGCCACGTGTGCTGCCGCCCCATCGACGTCTCGGTGCAGGTGGATCCTGCGGGTGGAATCGCGGTGAGCGTGGGGTCGCAGGACGATGTCTGA
- a CDS encoding putative toxin-antitoxin system toxin component, PIN family produces MSHESRDAVPRIVLDTNVCLDLFLFRDPACAPLAGALTAGRVRAVADAACRDEWLRVLEYPSVPIRPEQRDGLRERFDATLEQLVGLPDPAGLGPLPVCRDPDDQKFLELALASGAQWLLSKDRHLLKLARRTRKAGQFLILRPDQWSEALLGRTLLREAG; encoded by the coding sequence ATGTCCCACGAGTCCCGCGATGCCGTGCCGCGCATCGTGCTCGATACCAACGTCTGCCTGGACCTGTTCCTGTTCCGGGATCCCGCCTGCGCACCGCTGGCGGGCGCGCTGACCGCGGGCCGGGTCCGCGCGGTGGCCGATGCCGCCTGCCGCGACGAGTGGCTGCGCGTGCTGGAGTATCCCAGCGTGCCGATCCGCCCGGAGCAGCGCGACGGCCTGCGCGAGCGTTTCGATGCCACGCTGGAGCAGCTCGTCGGGCTTCCCGATCCGGCTGGCCTCGGGCCATTGCCGGTGTGTCGCGACCCCGACGATCAGAAGTTTCTCGAGCTGGCCCTGGCGAGCGGGGCGCAATGGCTGCTCAGCAAGGATCGCCACCTGCTCAAGCTGGCGCGACGTACCCGCAAGGCGGGCCAGTTCCTGATTCTCAGACCGGACCAGTGGTCCGAGGCGCTGCTCGGACGGACGCTTTTGCGCGAGGCGGGCTGA
- a CDS encoding sensor domain-containing diguanylate cyclase, with amino-acid sequence MIAPDPETEARRLARLRALAVLDTAPEALFDGLAQAAAAALGTPIAAVNLIDADRQWTKAGIGVEVGASRPRSEALCAHAILGDAVLEVPDARRDPRFADNPMVACQGGIRFYAGAPITLEDGSRLGALCAVDREARTLTAAQRELLRSLARVASEALQLRLDSLEREVLLDRTGRLAQVGGWSLNLSDNTLRWSPQTFRLHDLPVGAAPSLEQALAFYPCEARQRLVQTIDRARREGGDWDLELPLVTAAGRKLWVHAMGRVEYLDDGQPYRLVGAIQDISIRRQVTSALETSERRFRQMFQYSPGLICTHDHEGVLLSVNPAAARALGYSVGDLLGRPLSDFMPESRRPAFRDYLLRIITTGSDSGVLELLSKDGRHLMWQYHNVLDDEADEPYILGHAQDITERFEMEQQLREWSVHDALTGCYNRRYLAELEAGPPRRWGCITVDLDHFKQVNDTFGHQRGDEVLQEMARFLKRHVRAGDAVVRLGGDEFLMLLRDADDGVTAEAMLRIDQDRATAPIAFTLGAANFGGEVSLDEGLAEADRRLYAQRALDRGG; translated from the coding sequence ATGATTGCTCCCGATCCGGAAACCGAAGCCCGTCGCCTGGCCAGGTTGCGGGCGCTGGCAGTGCTGGACACCGCGCCGGAGGCACTCTTCGATGGCCTGGCGCAGGCGGCCGCTGCGGCCCTGGGCACTCCGATCGCCGCGGTGAACCTGATCGACGCGGATCGCCAGTGGACCAAGGCCGGCATCGGCGTGGAGGTCGGCGCCAGCCGTCCGCGCAGCGAGGCACTCTGTGCGCACGCGATTCTCGGCGATGCCGTGCTCGAGGTGCCCGATGCCCGGCGCGACCCCCGCTTCGCCGACAATCCCATGGTGGCCTGCCAGGGCGGCATCCGCTTTTACGCCGGCGCGCCGATCACCCTGGAAGACGGCTCGCGGCTCGGCGCGCTGTGTGCCGTGGACCGCGAGGCACGCACACTGACGGCCGCGCAGCGGGAGCTGCTGCGGTCACTGGCCAGGGTGGCATCGGAGGCCTTGCAGCTGCGGCTGGATTCGCTCGAGCGGGAGGTGTTGCTCGATCGCACCGGCCGGTTGGCGCAGGTTGGAGGCTGGTCGCTGAATCTCTCCGACAACACGCTGCGCTGGTCGCCACAGACCTTCCGGTTGCACGACCTGCCGGTTGGTGCGGCGCCGTCGCTCGAGCAGGCGCTGGCCTTCTATCCGTGCGAGGCACGGCAACGTCTGGTGCAGACGATCGACCGTGCGCGGCGCGAGGGCGGTGACTGGGATCTGGAGTTGCCACTGGTGACGGCGGCCGGACGCAAGCTCTGGGTGCATGCGATGGGGCGGGTGGAATACCTCGACGATGGCCAACCATACCGGCTGGTCGGCGCGATCCAGGACATCAGCATCCGGCGCCAGGTGACGAGCGCGCTGGAGACCAGCGAGCGCCGCTTTCGGCAGATGTTCCAATACAGCCCGGGGCTGATCTGCACGCACGACCACGAGGGCGTACTGCTGTCGGTGAACCCGGCGGCAGCGCGGGCGCTGGGCTATTCGGTGGGCGACTTGCTGGGCCGGCCGCTGTCCGACTTCATGCCCGAATCGCGTCGTCCCGCCTTCCGTGACTACCTGCTGCGGATCATCACCACCGGCAGCGACAGCGGCGTACTGGAGCTGCTGTCCAAGGATGGGCGACACCTCATGTGGCAGTACCACAACGTGCTCGACGACGAGGCGGACGAGCCTTACATCCTCGGTCATGCGCAGGACATCACCGAGCGCTTCGAGATGGAGCAGCAACTGCGCGAATGGTCCGTGCACGACGCGCTGACCGGCTGCTACAACCGCCGCTACCTGGCCGAACTGGAGGCCGGTCCGCCGCGCCGCTGGGGTTGCATCACGGTGGATCTGGACCATTTCAAACAGGTCAACGACACCTTCGGCCACCAGCGCGGCGACGAGGTGCTGCAGGAGATGGCGCGCTTCCTGAAGCGCCATGTGCGCGCGGGGGACGCCGTGGTGCGGCTGGGCGGCGACGAATTCCTCATGCTGCTGCGCGACGCCGACGACGGAGTGACCGCCGAGGCGATGCTGCGGATCGACCAGGACCGGGCGACGGCACCGATTGCCTTCACCCTCGGTGCGGCCAATTTCGGTGGCGAGGTGTCACTTGACGAAGGGCTGGCCGAAGCGGATCGGCGCCTCTACGCACAGCGGGCGCTGGATCGCGGCGGCTGA
- a CDS encoding endonuclease/exonuclease/phosphatase family protein encodes MHRSLTWLLAVLLLALAGSAGAATVAPLRVMTFNVRTPSPDGVNVWENRRDLFVRTVRDADPDVFGTQELHKEQGDYVVAKLPHYAWFGEGRRGGDGDEHMGVFYRTDRLEVLKSGNFWLSDTPDVPGSVSWGHPFPRMVTWALFERKADGRRFYFFDTHLPYRDEDEAARTKGAKEILARIEALPKTVPVVLVGDFNTTPTSQAHALLATMLTDARATAPEHAGPDKTFHAFTGQPTEQIDWILTRGFTARSADTITAHDGKVYPSDHFPVVAVLDWKQP; translated from the coding sequence ATGCATCGTTCCCTCACCTGGTTGCTCGCCGTCCTGCTGCTCGCCCTCGCCGGATCGGCGGGGGCGGCGACCGTCGCACCGCTGCGCGTGATGACCTTCAACGTGCGCACGCCCTCGCCCGACGGGGTGAACGTGTGGGAGAACCGGCGCGATTTGTTCGTACGCACCGTCCGCGACGCCGACCCGGACGTGTTCGGCACGCAGGAGCTGCACAAGGAACAGGGCGACTACGTGGTGGCGAAGCTGCCGCACTACGCCTGGTTCGGCGAGGGTCGTCGCGGCGGCGATGGCGACGAGCACATGGGCGTGTTCTACCGCACCGATCGTCTGGAGGTGCTGAAGTCCGGCAATTTCTGGCTGTCCGACACCCCGGACGTGCCGGGCAGTGTTTCCTGGGGCCACCCGTTCCCGCGCATGGTCACCTGGGCGCTGTTCGAACGGAAAGCCGACGGCCGCCGCTTCTACTTCTTCGATACCCACCTGCCCTACCGCGACGAGGACGAAGCGGCGCGCACCAAGGGCGCGAAGGAGATCCTCGCGCGCATCGAGGCCCTGCCGAAGACCGTGCCGGTGGTGCTGGTGGGCGACTTCAACACCACCCCGACCAGCCAGGCCCACGCCCTGCTCGCCACGATGCTCACCGATGCGCGCGCCACCGCGCCGGAGCACGCCGGCCCGGACAAGACCTTCCATGCCTTCACCGGCCAGCCGACCGAGCAGATCGACTGGATCCTCACCCGCGGCTTCACCGCGCGGAGCGCCGACACGATCACGGCGCATGACGGCAAGGTGTACCCGTCGGACCACTTCCCGGTGGTCGCGGTACTGGACTGGAAACAGCCCTGA
- a CDS encoding HAD family hydrolase codes for MIKMVGFDGDDTLWHSEGYYQAAHAAFSEILGHYVDLGDRGLHDDMLLTERRNLALFGYGAKGMTLSMVETAIALTDARISAKDIHRLVEIGKGVLQHPVELLPGIREAVEAVADEHALVLITKGDLFHQEKKVARSGLADLFRRIEIVSEKNADTYRRLFEEFAVTPAQFAMVGNSLRSDIEPVVRLGGWGVHVPYHVTWSHELDHGLGDSHERMLTVESPAGIPAAVRALGELAGG; via the coding sequence ATGATCAAGATGGTCGGCTTCGACGGCGACGACACCCTCTGGCACAGCGAGGGCTATTACCAGGCCGCCCATGCAGCTTTCTCGGAAATCCTCGGGCACTACGTGGACCTGGGCGACCGCGGCCTGCACGACGACATGCTGCTGACCGAGCGGCGCAACCTGGCGCTGTTCGGCTACGGCGCCAAGGGCATGACGCTGTCGATGGTCGAGACCGCGATCGCACTCACCGACGCGCGCATCTCGGCGAAGGACATCCACCGGCTGGTGGAGATCGGCAAGGGCGTGCTGCAGCATCCGGTCGAGCTGCTGCCGGGCATCCGCGAGGCAGTGGAGGCGGTGGCGGACGAGCACGCGCTGGTGCTGATCACCAAGGGCGACCTGTTCCACCAGGAGAAGAAGGTCGCCCGGTCGGGCCTGGCCGACCTGTTCCGCCGCATCGAGATCGTGTCGGAAAAGAATGCCGACACCTACCGCCGGCTGTTCGAGGAATTCGCCGTGACCCCGGCGCAGTTCGCGATGGTCGGCAACTCGCTGCGCTCGGACATCGAGCCGGTGGTGCGCCTGGGCGGCTGGGGCGTACACGTGCCCTACCACGTGACCTGGAGCCACGAGCTCGATCACGGGCTGGGCGACTCGCACGAACGGATGCTCACGGTGGAGTCCCCGGCGGGTATTCCCGCGGCGGTGCGGGCACTGGGCGAACTGGCCGGCGGCTGA
- a CDS encoding PA2169 family four-helix-bundle protein: MPASQHDVDRLTTLIAYASANADACFEAANDAEGFRVAASLTHRAQERRAVAAHLRGCLQQDGSGEAPSSISSPAPVAPRFEARRGVAPADARVVEMAGRDDEELQAAFESALDDDALSPQARMVVLKAYVAVRTGGDQMRDLHRSLQNGA; the protein is encoded by the coding sequence ATGCCAGCCAGCCAGCACGATGTCGATCGACTGACCACCCTGATCGCCTATGCCAGCGCCAATGCCGACGCCTGCTTCGAGGCGGCGAACGACGCGGAGGGATTCCGCGTCGCCGCGTCGCTGACGCATCGCGCGCAGGAGCGCCGGGCAGTCGCCGCGCATCTGCGGGGCTGCCTCCAGCAGGACGGCTCCGGGGAGGCGCCTTCGTCGATCTCATCCCCCGCCCCGGTTGCTCCCAGGTTCGAGGCCCGGCGCGGTGTCGCGCCGGCCGATGCCAGGGTGGTCGAAATGGCGGGACGCGACGATGAGGAGCTGCAGGCAGCGTTCGAGTCGGCGCTCGACGACGATGCGCTGTCGCCGCAGGCGCGGATGGTCGTGCTCAAGGCCTACGTTGCCGTGCGTACAGGGGGCGACCAGATGCGCGACCTGCATCGCTCGCTGCAGAACGGCGCCTGA
- a CDS encoding DUF6630 family protein → MHEFDDDPADESDDSLEARVWQLLLLVNPGDEDSALRHFAAWQDVQAESGDLADPLETIGEVIDWSAGFRVEDAATLVQALDELAARWSLSIDWGGDPDDEDFLDAHEVPDLLAIAYDRLLERGYTTWIYESPGATWAGWITRTEDAEPMREVATALGVNLRPASDAG, encoded by the coding sequence ATGCACGAGTTCGACGACGATCCGGCCGACGAATCCGACGATTCGCTGGAAGCGCGCGTGTGGCAGTTGCTGCTGCTGGTCAATCCCGGCGACGAGGACAGCGCGCTGCGCCACTTCGCCGCCTGGCAGGATGTGCAGGCCGAATCCGGCGACCTGGCCGATCCGCTGGAGACGATCGGCGAGGTGATCGACTGGAGCGCCGGCTTCCGCGTCGAGGATGCCGCCACCCTGGTGCAGGCGCTGGACGAACTGGCCGCGCGCTGGAGCCTCTCGATCGACTGGGGCGGCGACCCCGACGACGAGGACTTCCTCGACGCCCACGAGGTGCCCGACTTGCTGGCGATCGCCTACGACCGCCTGCTCGAGCGTGGCTATACGACCTGGATCTACGAATCGCCGGGCGCCACATGGGCCGGCTGGATCACCCGGACCGAGGACGCCGAGCCGATGCGCGAGGTGGCCACCGCGCTGGGCGTGAACCTGCGCCCGGCCAGCGACGCCGGCTGA